The following proteins are co-located in the bacterium HR17 genome:
- the hisH gene encoding Imidazole glycerol phosphate synthase subunit HisH yields the protein MTVTVIDCGVGNLRSVGKALEFLGCQVTLTSDPDEVIRANKLVLPGVGAFGAGMRNLTQLGLVDAIRDAVQRGTPLLGICLGLQLLFDESEEMGRYEGLKLVRGKVVHFPERDGIRIPHMGWNSLRIRKPEPLLKGVPDGAMVYFVHSYFPVPDDPSVIAATTEHGIEFVSAIAIDNIFGTQFHPEKSSKFGLQILHNFVTL from the coding sequence ATGACCGTTACCGTCATTGACTGCGGCGTTGGCAACTTGCGAAGTGTGGGGAAAGCGTTGGAGTTTTTGGGTTGTCAAGTGACGCTGACGAGCGATCCCGACGAAGTGATAAGGGCAAACAAGTTGGTTCTGCCCGGAGTTGGAGCGTTCGGCGCGGGCATGAGAAACTTGACTCAATTGGGTTTGGTGGATGCTATTCGCGATGCCGTTCAGCGAGGGACACCTCTTTTGGGAATCTGTTTGGGCTTGCAGTTGCTTTTTGACGAAAGTGAGGAAATGGGACGGTATGAAGGCTTGAAATTAGTGAGGGGAAAAGTCGTTCACTTTCCCGAAAGGGACGGAATCCGCATTCCGCACATGGGTTGGAACTCGTTACGCATCCGCAAACCCGAACCCCTTCTCAAAGGAGTGCCTGATGGTGCAATGGTTTACTTCGTGCACAGTTACTTTCCCGTGCCTGATGACCCTTCCGTCATCGCTGCCACAACCGAACATGGAATTGAGTTTGTCTCTGCCATCGCCATTGATAACATTTTTGGCACTCAATTCCACCCTGAAAAGAGCAGCAAATTTGGTTTGCAAATTCTGCACAACTTCGTCACCCTTTGA